A stretch of DNA from Rattus rattus isolate New Zealand chromosome 1, Rrattus_CSIRO_v1, whole genome shotgun sequence:
TTCCATCCACATGACTTGCTATCTCTTAGCCTTAATTCAGTCCTCTGTCAAGTGGAGACATTTATGAGGTCCCCAGAGGCTTGTGAATAGTAAATTCCATAGAGTTCTTGGGATCCACCTGGCCCAGAATAGTATTATGAACCCTTTCTCTTACTctatccattcctccttcccattGCTGGCCCTGactcctttctattttctgaacCTGAAGTCCATGCTCTCAGAGTCTCCCACAGTAAGACTAAAGCACTCACCaatgtcccctcccccatccacagAGCCCTTGCCTCCACCCTCAGCTCACGCTGATCCAGTCTCCTGGATCACACCTGGTGGCCTGCCTGTCTACATCATGTGCCGGGTTGCCATGCGAGGTGTAACCTAcctgctgaggaaggaaggggtggatggtacCCAGAAACCTGATGTCCAGCACAAGGGAACGGCTGGCTTTCTAATCTACAAGCCTGGTAACTACAGCTGCAGCTACCTAACCCATGCAGGAGGCGAACCCTCTGAGCCCAGTGCTATTGTGACCATCAAGATGTCTGGTGAGTGTTTGAATCCCAACACTGAAAACCTTGGAGTCAAACCTGACACATACTGTCCAAAGATAAGCCAGGTTCTCCTGAGCTATCACTGAAGGTCAGAGGTTTGGGGGCTTAACAGACTGAAGTTCTCAGCAAGACCCTACAAATCAATGTGTCCCGAAAGCCTCACTCAGTGCGCTTCCCTGTCTTGCAGCCACACAGCTTCCACCCAGTCTGTGTTTAATGGGAAGTTACCTAACGATCTACCCCCAGAAGACACATGAGACGCTTGCCTGCAAAGCTCCTCGGAATGCAGCCGAATTCCAACTCAGACAAAGAGAGAGGGTGCTGAATATTCAAGGGTTCAGCCCCACCAGAGATGCTACCATATACTATGTGAACTTGAGGGAACTGGATAACCAAAGTCCTTTTACCTGCCGCTACCGtatgcacaaatacatgcatgtTTGGTCGGAGGACAGCAAGCCCTTAGAGCTGATGTGGAGTAACGGTGAGCCTCCTAAGAGGGTGAACTGTTGTTGAGAGGCAAAGATGGTGGTCTGAAGAGCAGAATGGGGATGGCAAAATAGAACCTCCAAATATGAACGTATATGACACAtttagcctcagtttcccaagcttTAAGTAGGACAGTTAATACAGCAACCTTGAACCCTGGAAAGAATTCAGTCACCAAAAAAGTCTGGCCCAGACTTTAGTGGGTCTCTACCTCTCAGTGTAGCCTAGCAGAGATGAGGTGGGCTTGTTGGCTGCCAATAGCCTGGCAGGGCTGGGATGTTGAGGGGATGGCACAGTGTTAAGCAATGTTGTCTTTTGGTGCTCTTCAGAAGCAGGCAAGAGAAGGAGTAGGGAGGTCACTTTAAGCGGAGTACTTAGCAGGAGCACAGGTTAGGCCATGAACAGGGCCCTTGCCAGGTCTTCAGGCTGGAACAATGTGTTTGATCTTTCACAGAGAAACTACCAGCCCCGGTACTCACTGCAGAGCCATCAAGTCACAACCTGGAGCCTGGTTCAACGGTGCAGCTTCGATGTACTGCACGCAAGGCTGGCCTGCGCTTTGGCCTGCAACGCCAGGGCAAACCAGATTTAGTTGTGGTGCAGATGCTGAATTCCTCTGGGACCGAAGCCATCTTTGAGCTGCACAATATCTCAACAATAGACTCTGGCAACTACAGTTGTATCTACATGGAACAGGCACCACCCTTCTCAGGATCTGCTTCCAGTGAGCCCTTAGAGCTGCGGATGAATGGTGAGCTGAGAATGACAATGAGGGTGGAAGGAACAGAGCGTTACTCACATAGGGACCAGGGTTCATGTGCTGTGACCTCCCAGTTATACCTTAATGAAGTGTGAGGCTTTGAGAACCTTGAAGAGATCTCCCTCAGGTGTGAAACATGGAAATCTGGTTTGTTTCGTATACTCTGAGCTGGAAGGTAGCTGGTACAATGATGTTCAATGGTATTAAGGTCATAAGGGTTTTTTGTCTGTGTTCCTATGcacattcccctgcctcagtttcctgatgATGCATGTGTCTCAGAGCCACTCATACCACTGACTGCTTTTGATTGATACATAATGTTATAGAACTGTTCCTGGGGTTACTGGATCAGAAGTCATTCCAGAAAGAGACCATGCAAAGATTTCAGCCCACCTTTGGTTTCAGCCCACCTCAGACATTTGAACTGTGCTTCTGTCCCAAGTACTTTTCTGAAAGGACTCTTCACAGGTTCAAAACGTTGGGTACCCTATGAAACACCCCATGGAACAGGCCAGGACCTGAAAGATCTCATGGCCCTTGTGACTCTAGGTGTCAAATACCTAGATGTTACTATAGCAGCACTTAAGCAGGAGAGGGAGCTGCAGAACTCAGAGTGGATGGCAT
This window harbors:
- the A1bg gene encoding alpha-1B-glycoprotein produces the protein MSLLTTVLLLWGFTLGPGNALWLDSGSEPELWAEPQSLLEPWANLTLVCAVDLPTKAFELIMNGWFLSQVRLETPVLSYRFSLGAITSNNSGVYRCRCGVEPPVDIQLPALSKWTMLSNALEVTGKEPLPPPSAHADPVSWITPGGLPVYIMCRVAMRGVTYLLRKEGVDGTQKPDVQHKGTAGFLIYKPGNYSCSYLTHAGGEPSEPSAIVTIKMSATQLPPSLCLMGSYLTIYPQKTHETLACKAPRNAAEFQLRQRERVLNIQGFSPTRDATIYYVNLRELDNQSPFTCRYRMHKYMHVWSEDSKPLELMWSNEKLPAPVLTAEPSSHNLEPGSTVQLRCTARKAGLRFGLQRQGKPDLVVVQMLNSSGTEAIFELHNISTIDSGNYSCIYMEQAPPFSGSASSEPLELRMNGPPPKPRLEALWKGKVPLGHEAIFQCHGHVPRVSMELVREGFKTPFWMASTTSTSAFLKLSFVGPQHTGNYSCRYTALSPFTFESGISDPVEVVIEGS